In Triplophysa rosa linkage group LG2, Trosa_1v2, whole genome shotgun sequence, the genomic window GACATAGGAATGCAGATAAAGTATAGTAAGAGTGAAATAAAGTCTTCAATCAAACAACATGTGAAGAATAAATGGACAATGGGAAGAGAAAACAGGAAGGTGGTTTAATAGCATTCAAAGAATTGTAGATAATTATATAAAGTAACAGGCAAAAATAGACATGAATCATGAATAGACATCaatctattttttaaaaatcagtaTAAATGCAGGCTATCatttaatgtataaaaataagtaTTAAAACACCAGCGGGAGGCCACGGTGTAGTTTCatgttccacacacacacacacacacacacacacaatttttgtaaaacagatcagatattatatattataaacatatatatatattgctgtTTCGCCTAAGTTCCAGCTGCACGCGCCGCCGAGCAACACGTGGTGTTTCCTTACTGAACCAATCAGTACTTTTAAGGAATCGGCTGAATCAATGATTCAACTCACTCGTTAAGAGGGTGacttgccgccacctactggctgtTTTAGTTTCATATTTACGCGTATCATTTCATTGATTCcacaatttcatatttatatattcagaatgttacatttaaaatattaatctcATAATGGCTTTTATGCCACTGTAACTAAAGTGTAAAGGTTAAGCAGTCTGTGTAAATATAGGCTACCTAACGGTGCTGTTTGAATGGGCATGATGATGGCGTGAGATGCGTGTCTCACTGCATTAACATGAGCAtgcacttttgtttgatttaatccCGGATCCCTAAATCCAATTGATGACTTTTGATTAATCAGTATCTAAGAGCAGCATCTGTGAAATATGCGTTATAttttaagcattcgaaatgccacgtgttatgcattgcaaaattaagaaacccgaatgtaaactgtatttgcagtcgcgtttcaaacgcattgatcataatgcttgtgtagacttcagtgaaatgcgctggtttctctcgacGTTCTGAGCTGGTGGGTGCGAGTCTcattgacaaacaactcaagctcttatcagctccatccagcgcatttacattaaatgtgatttggataatttcacgcgTTTCCATTGCCAAGTGTCTTCCTCCAAGTGTcgcatagcagacctgttgttgtgcagtttctgttcatgtgcgccaagacattttagaaatctccaccggataatgttttacggccatgtccctaataaagtatatgtaggctatgtgtggtaaccctatctacatacagttagggtgatatttaatgactagattgccttctctatgcaattTAGCCAaactcgtttcgtttggtcacaccacaaggtgtcactgtggcctcaaagcttcagcaccgccgctcttagatcgattgctaatgtctgaggtgaaacacgccccactcattagcatacagacacagacatacataaataaataaatgtagaaataaataaatgtgaaaataaataaatgtaggaataaatacatatatacatgaataaatgtggaaataaataaaagtggaaataaatgattgtataaataaataaatgaaaaaataaataaacgtggaaaaatatataattacacataaataaggaaataaaagcacaaatactcatttatttgtgcttttttacatttcttcatggatttatttttgtatttatttatttatttttaatattgtcaattttggcattccataGGGTAAGACATAAAATAGTGCttaaccttttttaaaatagcttAGAGCCAATAGCTTTTATTTCACAACACGGCAAAATTACAATTATGCAGTGTTggtaaaaaaagtaattaataaatagttactaattacatattcaatggtgtaattagattactgtacaaattactctctccaaaaagtatttaattacttattactaattactttctatatcctatatcaaccttgattagttaagtgattcaaggatagacatgaaatgacTCTTCATtcaaattaataatataaaactacataaccTACTcttattaaaggcggggtaactgATTTCGGAATTAcactttagacaactgagtcgggccgagtaccaaaacaactttgtagccaatcagcagtaaggtgcacagcgCACAGGACGGACaatagccgagccgagcgctgacgaaagcgacagatgggggtaggggtgtgtttgttttggtgatttgaacatcaacaactgcaaaggaaatcggacaccccgcctttaactgactaaagtatttcaaatgtgagaaagatacatgaatgcatgcattttaaaggtccagtcagtgaaatctagtggCAAGGTTGCGAACTGGTTGCGAAAggtcactccacccctcccgttcgaaacaatacaacggctgacagaacatggtgaATTACATGCaagaggacccgcggtgtatgcactgtagatagaaatagctcattctaaggtaataaaaacataacgcttcattgtgtaagctctttatacacctctgaagacatagtatattgcatttctgtcaatagtctttgaattttaatgtcaattccactattgtatactgtacattatacagtatttagttcaattacatccgaagtaactaattaaattacagaaaaaataagagtaatcccttacttaaattttttaagggaaagtaattaaattacggtaactagttacaccctaCACTGGAATTATGttatgaatagaatagaacagaattgAACTGTCACAGAACCACTAAGATGGCAAAAGGTCAGATCTTCAAATAGTTTATTGACAACCACACAGGAGAACAACGGGTAAGTAGAAAGTATATAAACTACTGATGAGAAGTATACTGATAAATACTGTACTTATGTTGTAGGAGATTGTGGAGGCCATACCGCATAAGATCAACAAATTGATTCATTCAGTTTTTTAGCGTGTCACCCAAAACTAAAACATTATTACATCAAATCAGTGTATTTCAACTTTGCACCTTCTTATGCAACTGCAAACTTTCTGGTCTTTGGGTCATGTGAAGGTTTAGAAGGGTTCGCAGACACAGCATGTTAGATTTGGCAACCTCTCCAAGAATCATCAGTCCTAATCCACCATCTGGCTTGAGAAAACATCTGCAGTGGACCAAAAAAGGAAAAGTAGGCTGGTTAGGCTGATGTTTCTTCAGCATCGTTTTACATCACATAGAAACCTTGCAAAATACATCCAACAGATGCTTTACGCTCCAGTTGTCTTGAAGTTTATCCCTCAGCAACATGAGTTGTTTGATCACTTGAGGGAGTTGAGTGGCTTTGTTTTGCACACAGTGATAGTTGAGAAGGCAGTGCCACAGCACCTGCATAACTTCATGGTCCTGTGCTTCTGCATCGATCTGTCAATCAAACCCATGATGTGAAAGTCCGCTGCGCATTCGATTCAGTGAAGAGTTCATCACTTTCATATCTGTGCTAAATTGTCCTCGGAAAGTTTGAGACCACACAGAACCTCCCCACAGCGCTACATAAACTGAACAACAAATAACATGTTTAGGAGCTCTTGCAGCGTGCCTCATAGTTCCACAACCCTGTCAACAGAAAGAGCTGAAAATGCAATACATCCTGCTGAGAGGACCGGCTTAGACCAGCATGAATTTCCAGTGATTCAGGCTGTTTAGTGCTGGTTTGGTCCAAGTCTGGCTGATGGATGCAACCTATTTAAGAGCTTGTGGGGAAACCACAAACAAAAcgaaaaacatttttgcattgaGAAATATAGAACCAGTAATGTATGAGTCAATGCAATATGACTTTTAATCTGTGAAGATTTAATCCGggaaacgtttatttatttttattatgatcAATTAGCTAAATAAGTGTAATGTGgaaaataatataagaataaaataaaataaaaacgtacGGTATTTATAGCAttcagtattttaaaatatttatgggtgtttctgcaactacgggcacttttataaataaaaaaaatcaacccctgtgaattttattttaatcatcAGCATCTGAAATACATATTATAGGGTCAACAAAAGTGCATGGCGTCATTAAGATTTTAATCTGgaacatgtttattttgatatttgtaatttaatgtaCAGGAAACCTTGAAAATGTGCTGCGGTAAATACATGTTGCGGAAATGACCTTTTTTTCTAATATGGCAGCTAGTAAGGTCGAACGTTACATTAGTTTTGACTCTTAGCATCTTAATATACATGAATTAAACAGTaatatacatgtatttttaaaatgtagttcaaAGTAAAGAATTACTAAGCTGCATGGTAAGGACACACAATAAATACTGACACAGAAAATATGATATTTACCTTATATTTTTTGGATCTTGTGAGTGAGGTAGTGAGGTGGCCTAATCTGTCAGCAATGTGCTCATGTGGTAATTTCTGTTTCCATAGAAACTAGACTTGTTTGTCTTAAAACTTCATTATAAAAGACTCAAAAGTGTGGGTCAGGCACATTTACTtcttaaaattataaaaatgatcagtaaaatatacaaaaacatgCACGATGCTGTAAATTAACATGTATAgtaaacaattccatttgaaataaTGTCAAATTGTTATTAAATTATCTTATTTTACGTATCTTAATATTGTGACCAGAGTTGTGGGACATGAACAAAAACGGGGTTCGGCCTATAAATGctatataattttacattaaatcacattaatcattaattatatattttttcaaggtGTGTGATGACACtgtgaatatatttataaagcgTCATATGACAAATTTTGACAAATCTAAAAGTTCACTGCTGGGACTTAAAAGTGCCCGCAGTTGCAGAAACACCCTTACATGCATTTATACCCAATTCATCTTCATCAGGAATTTGGGTCATTCATGAGAGTTAAGCAAATTAGACATTTTTAAAGTGAACCTGCACAGAGACTTCGTGACGTTTATATGAACTGCACGGGTGCATGGTTCGTGACACAACCAGCACAACGCTGAGACAAAAAAAAGAGTTCAGTTGAGGTCAGTTATCATCAATTGACATTTGTCTCCATCTTGTGGTAGAAAGAGCAATGGATCAGCTAATCTTTTGCAGCTGCAGTGTAAACTACTGGAGAATTTACACAGATTAAAACATCTGCATTGACATCCTATTAATAAAGTCGTTTAAGCGAGGAAGACAGCAGAGTTTTCATACCCTTCTTCCTTGTTTGTACCTTTCAATAAAGCCAACAAATCACTTACTTTCACACAAGCAAAGCGCCGCTGGTGTAGTGGTATCATGCAAGATTCCCATTCTTgcgacccgggttcgattcccgggCGGCGCATTATCCTTTTTGCCCATCAACGTGTTTCTGGATACATGGTATTGTGTGTGATGCTAAGAACCCATGACAAGTATAGAATTAACACAGAATCCACCAAAATTACATGTAAACCTCTTTGAAGCTTGACTTTTTGTGCGCTTTGTGGTTCGTATGCGCTTGCGCAAAGGCATTTCCGGTCCGGTTCCTCCGCCATCTTATGTCGCCTTTCCATTGTTCATAACTGGAGTGAGCCGAGGCGGCATTTCACATTTACTCTCATTGTAACCCGTTTGGTGGAGAAATAAGGAAGCAACGACACTGGAAAAACGGAAACACCGGCGGAACTCGAGATCATCTCAGAATATACACAAACGGATTTTCTCTCAGGGTTCGGTGTCTTAATTAGATCGGGGAAATATGATGGACGACGAGCAGCCCAAGACCCTGTACGTAACGTTATATATTTCTGTGATAAGCAAAGAGACAGATAACTTAACCATTCACTATGGGTACTTTCCATCATATTCTTTGCCAAAAGTATATCCTTCGTAGTTAATCTGCGTTAATAAAAACCTGGAGTGTGATGCTAGGGAACTACTTCCACAAAGCAGACGTGTACCTTATGCGCCTCTAACAAAAGCTCTGCtgattgaaataaaacattcacgTTATGATTTATTTTCGCCAAAGACCATCATAGATTAATCATAGTCGCGTGATTTAAAAGCATCGCGTATTTGCTTGTGTTAAGTAACGTAACGTTTCAGGGTTATTGTGAGAATTTCAGCAGGCCGGAGCAAGGCCGCTCTCGCGCGCACTTCACAGTGCGAGTGTGTGAAGTTGCCTTGTACTTATTGAAAGCTCATTGTCGTTAGACAAAGAGCCAGACGACTTCATTCATTGTCGTATTCATAACGCGTTgcttttacacaaaaaaatggaCACATCGGATTGACACCGCCAGTGTGTGACTATTCTAACATGTGTGACGTTACGTTGTAAAAACAAAGACTGCAAAATGGGTAATGTCACTGTTGGTTTATGAACGTGAAGGGGCTTTTGTCGCTGGTTACTCGGTGTCTGTGCGAGCGCTGTTATGTCATCCTTTTGTTTGAAACTTGCGTACATGATTATAGTTCACAATACTACGTatgtacgtttttttttttacttgaatccCCTATGCCATGGGTAGTCTTGCCTAGACAACAAATcctttgtaatgtttgtttgccaTAACTCAACTGGACGGCACTGACCCCACGTGTACATACTTGCAATCAATAAGCAAATTATTGGTTTGattatacgttttttttttgtattcaacGGTTCATTTACTTTGTCATGTGCTCTCTTTTGTAGGTATGTTGGAAACTTGTCACGCGACGTGACAGAAGCTCTTATTGTGCAACTCTTTGGTCAAATTGGCCCCTGCAAGAGCTGTAAAATGATTGTGGATGTGAGTACATTGTTTGATTTCCattacttttctttttaaagtagTAGTtcactaaaaaagaaaaattctctgTTTGCTCACCCCCCATGCCCTCACAGATGTATAAGACTTTATTttcttcctttaaaaaaaataaacgctTTCGTTTTGATTTAGACGGCAGGTAATGATCCATACTGCTTCGTGGAGTTCTTTGAGCACAGACACGCTGCCTCCTCCCTTGCAGCCATGAATGGACGTAAAATAATGGGTAAGGTAAGCTATCGTATCTACAGGGTGAGTTGGGCTGGGACGGGAGGGTGGGACAGTTAACATATTTCATGTAAAGTGTGTTAAACCATTTTATTTGCATCGCTTTAAACAGTTATTCTGAGGTCAGCATCAGCCTCTTTCCTGGATGATCAATATGAACTGAAGAGGGAGATTTTGATAGTGTTATGATGTTAATAATTCTAGTCTCTATGCTCAGTTCATATGCATAATGTCACGGTTGTTGTTTTGTATGCCCTCATCCACCAAAAGATTCATCTCAGGCAAGACACTCATTTTCCACAGATGCTGTAAAATAGGCAGGGAATTCAGTATCATCATACCACaccaaatgtaatttttacGGCATATAGAATAAGACGGCATAAAACATTAGTTGCTCTTTTTTCTTCATGTTTTTCATAAATGTTCCACATTACCTCCTCAAATACATGAGTCCGTTGTAAAGTATACATTAGAGGCAGTCTTTCTAGCTTTTTACGCCCCATTcagtttcaaatattttatccTCAACAGGTAATGAAGGACCATTTGAGGAGTAATACAAGTTGGTAATTTCACTTGTTTTGTAAGTCCCTTGTTATTTGGACCTTTTTACTACCAAGATTTTTTCCTGTTCAAATAAGTTCTCAGTAGGACAGTAAAGTGTGAATTATAAGTGTCGTCAGGTCTCGCTTCTCTCAATTGTACAATCAGACACGCATTGTGTGTAAGGAGTGATGTATTGACAGCTAAATGGAAAGCAGCAAGTTAAGTGGATCTGTATGTTTTCTAACCTTTGTTTCAATGTTTCTGTCCTGCCTTCCCGATGTTATTCTGTATAGGAGGTGAAGGTCAACTGGGCTACCTCACCAAGCAGCCAGAAAAAAGACACAAGCAGTAAGTTGCTTTCCATCTTCCATTTTTTCCATATAAAATATAACGTTGCAGACATCTGTTGGGCAATTAAGTGGGCTTTGCCTTTTGAAATCGATCAAAACATGGCAAAAGATTATTTAAGCGCCTCTTAAAATGAGCAATATTCAGTCATTCACAAAAGTCACAATGAGTTTTTGGGTATTTTTAGATCACTTCCACGTCTTTGTCGGAGACCTCAGCCCAGAAATCACCACTGATGACATCAGAGCCGCCTTTGCACCTTTTGGGCGGATATCGTAAGTCAATGAgggaaaacaaaatgcatttggttttgttttgcGAACCTCTGTattcaactcaaacattttttcAGGGACGCTCGTGTTGTGAAAGACATGGCAACAGGGAAATCTAAAGGTTATGGATTTGTCTCATTCTTTAACAAATGGGTGAGTCCTAATCCCAATCAAgacatgcaggtttgaaatgggtttTATAATCCCAAAAGCCTGTCGTAGATCTATGCTGATGTTCTCGTTGTGCTGGTTTTTGGCAGGATGCTGAAAATGCCATTCAACAGATGGGTGGCCAGTGGTTGGGCGGCAGGCAGATCAGGACTAACTGGGCCACAAGAAAACCCCCAGCACCAAAATCCACCTATGAAAGTGAGTTCTTATTCATAGTGTCAAGTTTACGCTAGTGTTCAGATGCATGATTGTGTAAtctcattgaaatcaaatatgtTGACTCGCAAGGAGACTCATGAGTCATGAGACTTACTAAAACGAAATATTTTTGTCACCCTAAATGAgcacaacatttttattcataagctgctttttgtgtttttttttttattttagcaacGAACACCAAGCACTTGTCATTTGATGAGGTAGTGAATCAGTCTAGCCCCAGCAACTGCACTGTTTACTGTGGTGGGGTCAGTACAGGCCTTACAGGTgagcttttttctttttacaaaatctTTTTGACATTCAAATTCAGGCAAATTTGAATGGAAAAGTAACAATAAGATGCTCCTCCCTATTTTTGTCTGTTAAAGAACAACTCATGAGACAGACCTTCTCTCCCTTTGGCCAAATAATGGAGGTTCGAGTGTTTCCAGACAAAGGCTACTCATTTGTGAGGTACGCCAATAAAGTGTCATTATCATCGCATTATTCACATCGTGATGGTTACATGAGAAATGGCAGAGGCTCATTGTGAAACTCTTTATTTCTGCAGGTTCAGCTCACATGAAAGTGCAGCTCATGCAATAGTATCTGTTAATGGCACATCTGTAGAGGGTCACCTGGTGAAATGTTACTGGGGTAAAGAGACCACGGACATGATGAGCCCCATACAGCAGGTGCAGGTACCCCAGGTGAGCAGGAGCATGTTTTCTATTTTCGTCCTGTGTTCTGCTCTGTATAGAAAGGttgaagaaatagttcaccctaaCATCCgtggtaggaataaaaattactatgatggtcaagtcaatggggaccattttggggtgaactattcctttaagagtaTTACATACCTTGACTGTTGCTTGTAATAAAGGTATATTGAGTATTTTGTAGCAAGCCTATTattttgactttattttatttgacttttaaaGCAGAACAAAGTTGGCTTTGCTGCACAGCCGTATGGTCAGTGGGGACAGTGGTACGGCAATGCACAACAAATTAGCCAGTATGTCCCGAACGGCTGGCAGGTACCTACTTACGGCGTGTACGGACAAGCCTGGAACCAGCAGGGCTTCAAGTAAGCTACCAACATGCTTCAGCAACTCTTTGGAACTCTTTGACATAATTTTGGTCTTATATCGAAATTACTTGAACTTAGTGATATAGAACTGGAATTTCGGAATTTGAAGTTGAAGTATATCGTAAAGTGGTTTATTTTGCATGTACAAAATGTGACCCCATTTTTTGTAATAcgttgttttctacataaaatcattccacaatgtaaacaacattttctaaaaatattaaCTTAATATCTTTAACGTTGGTGTTTCACCACTCCTAAGTGACATTTGCGTTGTTTGTAGTCATTTACAGGCCGGTGCTGGGTGGACCGGTGTTGGCGCAGTGAGTAACGGAGGTGTGGTGGAGCCAGCACAGGGAGTCAACGGGACCATGCTAGCCAACCAGTCCAGCATGGGCACCGCAGGATACCACACACACTGATGCGGCAATGGACAACTCCAGTCCTCCACTGCAGCTTCAGCAGGGATTTACACACAACCTCCCCCACTAAACCTGGTCTGGGGAGGTAGTGTGCCATATTTGACCCTCTCCACCTGTAAACTTGCTCATTTGGGTGGACTATGAGGCTAATCTTGTCATTGTTGGGCCTTGAGTTGGATTAAACACACCctgatacacaaacacacattcggACACATTTAACACGCACCCACGTAAATCCATAAGTCTTCGGCCTGGTCTCCGACTGACTTAATTGGAAAGGACTATGCCATTTTTAACTCAAAGTACTATAATCGAATAAAATCAACAATAACTGCAACTTTtccattttgcttttttttttggtttgttaGAGCGATTTCAGCTGCTGATTTTGTAATATATGATGCTTTGCCTTTTCTTTTTTGGACTTGCCATTTTAAAAGCAACATTGTTTTCTCGAGAGGAGCGATGACACCATTGAGTTGTGTGAAATgtcaacttttttttgtttgtttataaaattaataaaatggaTGTCaactgttgtattttttaattagacaTTCAATTTCTCAAACTAAACCAATTGCAGGGATGACtgccacattttttttaaaaggcaGATAAATATTGCACAATATTAATacgttttcaaaacaaatttgatGTTACGCAAATTTTAggtatttttaattgttttgcattCCACTTTTTTTGAGCGCGTTTAAGTACAATATACCTTTCTGTATGTAAATAACCAGACAACTGTGTTCAACTGTTGGGACGCTATATAAACTCAAATGTTGATTATGGttgcttgcttgcttgcttcTTTTGTAGGTAGGTTGGTGGGTGGGCGGGCAGAGGGGTTTGGGCTTCATCTGAATTATACTTTGACATCACAGCTCTGTTAAACGCTGGTCCGTGTGGTTCTTAAAGATTCTTCCAGGGAATTTCTTGTGGAAGAACTTGCCTCATTGCAATGCAGTGCAAAGATCCAGAACATTTTTCCTAGACTTACTATAATTCTGTGTATAAAATCTAAATAtcaactttttaattatttagtaTTATGACAAGCCAGAATGGATCAGAATTTTGCACTGTTGCCCATTGGAGTGTCAATAGATGAGACTGGTTGTGTTGCCTTATTTTGAGTTGATTTCATACGAGTAAACTGAAGAAACATAGGCAGTGCCTAATAATAAGTTGAGAGGTTTTGTTTTgaggatttaaaaaaagaatgttcATCATACTACAATGTGTTCTTGCTTTGACTCATTAAAATGCAGATGCGAAACAGCATTCCTGTCTGTCCTGTTGTGTATGCTCGAACTGGATTTTCTTATATTAACTTGTGGACTGAGAAGCTCCTTATCCTCTCTCAAATCTTTGACGAGAGAAACAATTTGTGCTATTGGTTCTTTGAGAGATCTTGCGGCAGCTTCttgtatatattgttttattattacaattacattATAAGGAAGTACAATGACActtaatatttcataaatatataagCACTAAAATAATTTCAAGTTTCACACATAATTCATTTGTTTCACATGATTAtcctaaaacatcttaaaagtgcaaaaaaagtAGAAAAACGTAGCAGCGACATCAGAAAATAATTGACCAAAATATTAATGACCAATGTGAGGAAGTCTTCTCAGTCGCTAGAGACTtcaaatcccagaatgcatttgaTTGGTGTGCGTGTGTCCAATCAGGAGGCTCGTTACAGTTGCGGCAGAGTGTCTGTATGTAAGAAGCAATGGCGACGGCTACTGAAGATCTGCATTGAATCTGAGCGCTCCAGAGGTTGGCGCGTCTCTCATCATCACACATTTACATCATTCATTTATGATCATACCGTGAACGCATATTCGAAagtgattttgatgttttgttaagCTTATACTGTAGTACTGTAAAATAGCAGCGACATTTAACATTAACCAAAACCCAGTTTTACAACTGTGGTCATTAGTGTTCTGGCAAGGATTTGAAGATGTGTTTAAAGTACGTTAATTGACTGCCTTCAAatgttttttcgtatttgttATTTAGGTTTACGTTACATGTTTGAATTGCTATAAACTATGCCAATAACTTATTTGTCCTGGTGTTGAGATGAGAGTTTTGGacaatacatatttatttattcgttagttaattaattaataatattcaTTAGGTATTACACTAACAAAGCGAGTACCGTGGTGCTACTATATTATTAGCGTCATATTCGGTACTATCAAACCAATACCAGGCTTGTTGGTACACGACTATGGCAAATGCCTCTCTATATAGAAATATCATGATTTTACTTTTCACCTTGAGTTTTATCAATGGTTTAATTGTAAGAAAAGTGAAGTaaccatgcttttatttttggTAGACTGattaccatttttttatttgtattaccaCTTCAAATAGCATGGTTAACTAATAGTTACTAGTGAGATAAAAactttattgttaaataatggTTCATTTTTGTAAGGACTACCAGCGCTTTATTGTGAAAGTAAATActttaaatctttgtttaagGTTTCCTTTTGTTATTAAAATTCACATGTGTTGCTTTCCATCGTAGTGTATGTCATAACAAACAAATGGCCAGCCCTCTGGTAAACTCCGGAGTACCTCTGGCGACTCAGACCGTGGTTTCTCCTGTCACCCAAACCTCCAGTAACACTTCTGGGAAACCTCGGGACAAACCGAAGACGCCCTCTTTCCTGTCTAACCTGGGCAAGGCTACCCTAAGAGGCATCCGCAAGTGCCCTCAGTGCGGTGTTTACAATGGCACCCGTGGCCTCAGCTGCAAGAACAAAGCTTGCGGAACCGTCTTGAGGGTTGGAGTTCACGGGACAGGGCGTTTAAAGAAAGGGGCGTCTGAAGTGGTTCAGGTCGTTATGGACGGTGGAGGCGGCAGAGCCGGGGGGGCTCAGGTGTTCTCGATACGTCAACGGGGGCGTGGTTCTGAGCAGCGAGGCTTTGTGGAGTTGGTCCCCACAGACACAGCCATCACTACAGCTGACGGGACCCTGCTGACCCGCCTCAACCTCGGGCGCTGTTACATGCCCTCGTGCCAGCA contains:
- the tia1 gene encoding nucleolysin TIA-1, yielding MMDDEQPKTLYVGNLSRDVTEALIVQLFGQIGPCKSCKMIVDTAGNDPYCFVEFFEHRHAASSLAAMNGRKIMGKEVKVNWATSPSSQKKDTSNHFHVFVGDLSPEITTDDIRAAFAPFGRISDARVVKDMATGKSKGYGFVSFFNKWDAENAIQQMGGQWLGGRQIRTNWATRKPPAPKSTYETTNTKHLSFDEVVNQSSPSNCTVYCGGVSTGLTEQLMRQTFSPFGQIMEVRVFPDKGYSFVRFSSHESAAHAIVSVNGTSVEGHLVKCYWGKETTDMMSPIQQVQVPQQNKVGFAAQPYGQWGQWYGNAQQISQYVPNGWQVPTYGVYGQAWNQQGFNHLQAGAGWTGVGAVSNGGVVEPAQGVNGTMLANQSSMGTAGYHTH